The following proteins come from a genomic window of Macadamia integrifolia cultivar HAES 741 chromosome 14, SCU_Mint_v3, whole genome shotgun sequence:
- the LOC122061328 gene encoding phosphatidylinositol 4-phosphate 5-kinase 6-like — MSKEGFGATKAWEATVRKSQAAVKRRGTSFFTTMSVAHVDDDEDGGVGGAAGNVEVYHAERVFSHGDFYTGQWSDNFPHGHGKYLWTDGCMYVGEWFRGKTMGRGKFSWPSGATYEGEFKSGYMDGKGTYTGSNGDTYRGSWVMNHKHGQGTKHYANGDFYEGEWRRGLQDGHGRYQWKNDNHYIGQWKTGVFNGNGTLIWANGNRYDGFWEDGLPKGNGTFRWADGSFYVGTWSKDPKEQSGTYYPSGASLAGNIDWDPQEVFSVGMKDCKICPGEVVSILPSQKMLNWSGIDPSSKLRRMSVDGRIINVSSDKGFDRFCIWESDGDITCDIVDANKMGGREVEDGLGALQLEEAETRGTKLQPLKLQEVKKQGVTISKGHKNYELMLNLQLGIRHSVGKPAPATSLDLRSSAFDPKEKVWTKFPPEGSKQTPPHQSCEFKWKDYCPLVFRTLRKLFKVDAADYMLSICGNDALRELSSPGKSGSFFYLTHDDRYMIKTMKKSEVKVLLRMLPAYYNHVRAFENTLVTKFFGLHCVKLTGATQKKVRFVIMGNLFCSEYPIHRRFDLKGSSHGRTTDKPEAEIDANTTLKDLDLNFIFRLQKAWYQELHRQVDRDIEFLEQERIMDYSLLVGLHFRDTTSYRDPANEGRISGVRTPIGNGDPDGDSAPRLSRVDMDQLLLDPSRWATIRLGVNMPARVEQTVRRNDFETQLVGEPTGEFYDVVLYFGVIDILQDYDISKKLEHAYKSIQYDPTSISAVDPRQYSKRFRDFIFKVFTEDT, encoded by the exons ATGAGCAAAGAAGGCTTTGGAGCAACGAAGGCCTGGGAAGCAACAGTTAGGAAATCACAAGCGGCTGTGAAAAGGCGAGGAACGAGCTTTTTCACAACAATGTCAGTAGCCCATGTTGACGACGATGAAGATGGCGGTGTTGGTGGCGCCGCCGGCAATGTTGAGGTCTACCACGCAGAGAGAGTCTTCTCCCATGGCGACTTTTACACAGGCCAATGGTCTGACAACTTCCCTCACGGCCACGGCAAGTACTTATGGACCGATGGTTGTATGTATGTTGGCGAATGGTTCAGAGGCAAAACAATGGGGAGAGGCAAATTCAGTTGGCCTTCAGGGGCTACCTATGAAGGAGAATTCAAGAGCGGTTACATGGACGGCAAAGGCACCTATACGGGCTCAAATGGCGATACCTATAGGGGCTCGTGGGTCATGAACCACAAACATGGCCAAGGCACCAAGCATTACGCCAATGGAGATTTCTATGAGGGTGAGTGGCGTCGTGGCCTGCAAGATGGCCATGGAAGGTATCAGTGGAAGAATGACAACCATTACATTGGGCAGTGGAAGACTGGTGTCTTTAATGGCAATGGAACTCTGATTTGGGCTAATGGGAATCGATATGATGGGTTTTGGGAAGATGGGTTGCCTAAAGGGAATGGCACTTTTAGGTGGGCTGATGGGAGCTTCTATGTGGGTACCTGGAGTAAGGACCCCAAAGAACAGAGTGGAACTTATTATCCTTCAGGCGCCTCACTGGCCGGCAATATCGATTGGGATCCTCAGGAAGTTTTCTCTGTTGGTATGAAGGATTGTAAGATTTGTCCTGGAGAGGTGGTCTCAATATTGCCGTCCCAAAAGATGCTGAATTGGTCTGGCATTGATCCCAGTAGCAAGCTGAGGAGGATGTCGGTGGACGGAAGGATCATTAATGTTAGCAGTGATAAGGGGTTTGATAGGTTCTGTATCTGGGAATCAGATGGGGACATTACTTGTGATATTGTTGATGCAAATAAGATGGGAGGGAGAGAAGTGGAGGATGGGTTGGGGGCTCTCCAGCTTGAAGAGGCAGAGACCAGAGGAACAAAACTGCAGCCTCTGAAGTTGCAAGAAGTGAAGAAGCAAGGTGTGACAATTTCTAAGGGGCATAAGAACTATGAGCTCATGCTCAATCTGCAGTTGGGGATCAG GCATTCCGTGGGAAAACCTGCACCAGCAACATCCCTTGATCTGAGGTCTTCAGCATTTGACCCCAAGGAAAAAGTCTGGACAAAGTTCCCTCCTGAGGGAAGCAAACAGACTCCACCGCACCAATCATGTGAATTCAAATGGAAGGATTATTGTCCCCTGGTTTTCCG GACTCTCCGGAAGTTGTTCAAGGTGGATGCAGCCGATTACATGCTATCTATATGTGGAAATGATGCACTCCGGGAGCTCTCTTCTCCTGGTAAAAGTGGAAGCTTCTTCTATTTGACCCATGATGACCGCTACATGATAAAGACAATGAAGAAGTCAGAAGTAAAG GTGCTTCTACGGATGCTTCCAGCCTACTATAATCATGTTCGGGCTTTTGAAAATACTTTAGTTACCAAAttttttggtttgcattgtgTAAAATTAACTGGTGCTACGCAGAAGAAG GTTCGCTTCGTTATAATGGGAAATCTGTTCTGTTCTGAGTACCCGATTCACAGGCGCTTTGACTTGAAAGGGTCGTCCCATGGCCGTACAACAGATAAACCTGAGGCAGAGATTGACGCGAATACAACTCTCAAGGACCTGGATCTTAACTTTATATTTCGACTTCAGAAAGCATGGTACCAAGAACTTCACAG GCAAGTAGATCGGGACATTGAGTTTCTTGAACAGGAAAGAATTATGGATTACAGTCTCTTGGTGGGTCTTCACTTCAGAGATACAACATCTTACAGGGACCCAGCAAATGAGGGTCGTATTTCTGGAGTTCGAACCCCTATTG GTAATGGTGACCCTGATGGTGATTCTGCACCTCGTCTGTCAAGAGTAGACATGGATCAGCTTCTTCTTGATCCGAGCCG GTGGGCAACTATCAGATTGGGTGTGAACATGCCAGCAAGGGTTGAACAGACTGTTAgaagaaatgattttgaaaCTCAGTTGGTTGGAGAGCCAACAGGAGAGTTCTATGATGTGGTCTTGTACTTTGGTGTCATTGACATACTACAAGACTATGATATCAGCAAGAAGCTTGAGCATGCATACAAGTCTATCCAGTATGATCCAACCTCAATATCAGCTGTCGATCCACGGCAATATTCTAAACGCTTCCGTGATTTTATATTCAAAGTATTCACAGAAGACACTTGA